One region of Ahniella affigens genomic DNA includes:
- a CDS encoding N-formylglutamate amidohydrolase produces the protein MIAIDPETGLDRYQAPYHLIAGTNRHVLIIAEHASNAVPPELRDLGLGADALSDHIAFDPGVRLVVQALLQRWQCSAVLGGVSRLVADLNRSESSPSLILAESDGIAVPGNQAVDQRERERRVAAYHRPYHQAIASEIDQRSALGIEPQIVSVHSFTPVLEGFSRPWQIGVLWQRDPERHARVLAALNDRRHIVGDNEPYDGRTAMGYSLETHGVQRGLWHIMFELRNDLIRTEAGAAFWAGEIDHVLRSELNLKFHQAV, from the coding sequence ATGATCGCCATTGATCCAGAGACGGGGCTTGATCGCTATCAAGCCCCGTATCACCTGATTGCGGGCACCAATCGGCATGTGCTGATCATTGCCGAGCATGCGTCGAACGCGGTGCCGCCAGAGCTTCGCGACCTCGGTCTTGGCGCCGATGCGTTGTCTGATCACATTGCATTCGATCCGGGTGTGCGGCTCGTTGTGCAAGCCTTGTTGCAACGCTGGCAGTGCAGTGCCGTGCTCGGCGGTGTATCGCGACTCGTCGCAGATTTGAACCGGTCCGAAAGCAGTCCGAGCTTGATTCTGGCCGAAAGCGATGGCATCGCCGTGCCGGGCAATCAAGCGGTCGATCAGCGTGAACGCGAGCGTCGTGTTGCGGCCTATCACCGGCCTTATCATCAGGCGATCGCAAGCGAGATCGATCAGCGCAGCGCGCTTGGCATCGAGCCGCAAATCGTGTCTGTGCATAGTTTCACACCAGTGCTCGAAGGTTTTTCGCGACCTTGGCAGATTGGTGTGTTGTGGCAGCGCGACCCCGAGCGGCACGCGCGTGTATTGGCCGCATTGAACGACCGTCGCCACATCGTGGGCGACAACGAACCGTACGACGGACGCACGGCGATGGGCTATTCACTCGAAACGCATGGGGTGCAGCGCGGCTTGTGGCACATCATGTTCGAGCTGCGCAATGACTTGATCCGCACTGAGGCCGGTGCGGCGTTCTGGGCAGGGGAGATTGATCACGTGCTGCGTTCAGAACTGAATCTCAAGTTTCATCAGGCTGTTTGA
- the gcvP gene encoding aminomethyl-transferring glycine dehydrogenase codes for MSPTQLPTPHIARDFAARHIGPAPHEVRAMLDTIGVDSLDQLIDETVPESIRLHQMMRIGRPLSEVEALGRMRELANRNQVFTSLIGQGYYGTHLPLVIQRNILENPAWYTAYTPYQPEISQGRLEALLNFQTMVCELTALDVANASLLDEGTAAAEAMAVAERVSKSKVKAFFVDAACHPQTIAVVRVRAEPLNWDVIVGDPNKDLDPSKVFGVLLQYPGTQGGIRDDRELIAKIKAAGAIAIMAADPLALTVLTPPGELGADMAIGSTQRFGVPMGYGGPHAAYMAVRDAFKRSIPGRIIGVSVDSRGRPASRLSLQTREQHIRREKATSNICTAQVLLAVIASMYALYHGPEGLSAIAHDVHVRTATLAQGLQKLGFELAHEHFFDTITVRAGAQQRAVIEHALAGRINLRILPDGLLGISLDETTTDAVVELVWRAFGGEFRYADINEQAGSHLPANLRRAGSCLKHPVFSRYRSETELLRYMRKLADRDLALDRAMIPLGSCTMKLNATAEMIPVTWPEFGGLHPFAPAEQAHGYLEMFEDLKAWLCEITGYDAVSLQPNSGAQGEYAGLLAIRAYHLSRGDTHRSVCLIPSSAHGTNPASAQMVGMDVVVVNCDSEGNVDLGDLRAKAEQHSANLAALMITYPSTHGVFEEQIREICDLVHQHGGQVYLDGANMNAQVGLSRPGEFGADVSHLNLHKTFCIPHGGGGPGMGPIGVRAHLAPFLPGHPELDGGKSPVGPVSAAPYGSSSILPISYAYILMMGAEGLTEATKVAILNANYIAKRLDPHFPVLYKNHNGRVAHECIVDPRPLKDACGVTVDDIAKRLIDYGFHAPTMSFPVPGTLMIEPTESESKYEIDRFCDAMVHIRAEIAAVEAGKYPIETSMLRNSPHTVHDLIDAEWTRPYSREEACYPAGVDRLDKYWSPVGRVDNVYGDRNLICLCPTPDEYRQDAA; via the coding sequence ATGAGCCCGACGCAACTGCCCACGCCCCATATTGCCCGCGATTTTGCGGCCCGCCACATTGGCCCGGCCCCGCACGAAGTGCGCGCCATGCTCGACACCATCGGCGTTGACTCGCTCGACCAGTTGATCGACGAGACCGTGCCGGAGTCCATCCGGTTGCATCAGATGATGCGCATCGGCCGTCCCTTGAGCGAAGTAGAAGCGCTCGGCCGTATGCGCGAGTTGGCCAACCGCAACCAAGTGTTCACCTCGCTGATTGGCCAGGGTTATTACGGCACCCATCTGCCGCTCGTCATTCAGCGCAACATTCTTGAGAACCCGGCATGGTACACGGCGTACACGCCGTACCAACCGGAAATCAGCCAGGGCCGCCTCGAAGCGCTGCTGAACTTCCAGACGATGGTCTGCGAACTGACGGCATTGGATGTCGCCAACGCGTCGCTGCTCGATGAAGGCACGGCCGCGGCCGAGGCGATGGCCGTCGCCGAGCGGGTGTCGAAGTCCAAGGTCAAAGCATTTTTCGTGGATGCTGCCTGCCATCCGCAAACCATCGCCGTGGTGCGCGTGCGCGCCGAACCGTTGAATTGGGATGTCATTGTCGGCGATCCAAACAAGGACCTGGATCCAAGCAAGGTGTTTGGCGTGTTGTTGCAATATCCGGGCACGCAAGGTGGTATCCGCGATGATCGCGAACTGATCGCCAAGATCAAAGCGGCCGGCGCGATTGCGATCATGGCTGCCGATCCGCTTGCCCTGACCGTGCTGACGCCGCCGGGCGAGCTGGGTGCCGACATGGCCATCGGTTCGACGCAGCGCTTTGGCGTACCGATGGGTTACGGTGGTCCGCATGCGGCCTATATGGCGGTGCGCGATGCGTTCAAGCGCTCGATTCCGGGGCGGATCATTGGTGTCTCCGTTGATTCGCGTGGCCGTCCGGCCTCGCGCCTCAGTCTGCAAACGCGCGAACAGCACATCCGCCGCGAGAAGGCGACATCGAATATCTGCACCGCACAAGTGTTGCTTGCAGTGATCGCCTCCATGTACGCGCTGTATCACGGTCCAGAAGGCCTGAGTGCGATCGCGCACGATGTGCATGTACGCACGGCGACGCTGGCGCAAGGTCTGCAGAAGCTTGGCTTCGAGCTGGCGCACGAGCACTTCTTCGACACGATCACCGTGCGTGCCGGTGCGCAGCAACGGGCCGTCATCGAGCACGCGCTCGCGGGTCGCATCAACCTGCGCATCCTGCCGGATGGTCTGCTTGGCATCAGCCTCGATGAAACAACGACTGACGCCGTGGTGGAGCTGGTCTGGCGCGCGTTTGGCGGCGAGTTCCGCTATGCCGATATCAACGAGCAGGCGGGTTCTCATTTGCCCGCAAACCTGCGCCGTGCTGGCTCGTGCCTGAAGCACCCGGTGTTCAGCCGCTATCGCTCGGAAACCGAGCTGCTGCGCTACATGCGAAAGCTCGCCGATCGCGATCTGGCGCTTGATCGCGCAATGATCCCGCTCGGCTCGTGCACGATGAAGTTGAATGCGACGGCCGAAATGATTCCGGTGACGTGGCCCGAGTTTGGTGGCCTGCATCCGTTCGCGCCGGCCGAGCAGGCGCACGGCTATTTGGAAATGTTTGAAGACCTGAAGGCGTGGTTGTGCGAGATCACGGGCTACGATGCCGTCAGCCTGCAGCCCAACTCCGGTGCGCAGGGCGAATATGCGGGCTTGCTGGCGATCCGCGCGTATCACTTGAGCCGCGGTGACACCCATCGTAGCGTCTGTCTGATTCCCTCCAGCGCGCACGGGACGAATCCCGCGTCGGCGCAGATGGTGGGCATGGACGTCGTGGTCGTCAATTGCGACAGCGAAGGCAACGTCGATCTCGGTGATCTCCGCGCGAAGGCAGAACAGCACAGCGCGAATCTGGCAGCGTTGATGATCACGTATCCGTCCACGCATGGTGTGTTCGAGGAGCAGATTCGCGAAATCTGCGACCTGGTGCACCAGCATGGCGGTCAGGTGTATCTGGACGGTGCCAACATGAATGCGCAGGTCGGTCTGTCGCGTCCGGGTGAGTTCGGCGCCGACGTGTCGCACTTGAATCTGCACAAGACGTTTTGCATTCCGCACGGCGGCGGCGGCCCGGGTATGGGTCCAATTGGTGTGCGCGCGCACCTCGCGCCGTTCCTGCCAGGGCATCCGGAGCTCGACGGCGGCAAGTCGCCAGTCGGCCCCGTGTCGGCGGCGCCGTATGGTTCGTCGTCGATCTTGCCGATCTCGTATGCCTACATTCTGATGATGGGTGCCGAGGGTCTGACCGAAGCGACGAAGGTGGCGATCCTCAACGCGAACTACATCGCAAAGCGCCTCGATCCGCACTTCCCGGTGCTCTACAAGAACCACAACGGTCGCGTCGCGCATGAGTGCATCGTCGATCCGCGTCCGCTGAAAGATGCGTGCGGCGTGACGGTGGACGACATCGCGAAGCGTTTGATCGACTACGGTTTCCACGCGCCGACCATGAGCTTCCCGGTGCCCGGCACGTTGATGATCGAGCCGACCGAATCGGAGTCGAAATATGAGATCGACCGCTTCTGCGATGCGATGGTCCATATTCGCGCCGAGATCGCCGCCGTCGAAGCGGGCAAGTATCCAATCGAAACGTCGATGCTGCGCAATTCGCCGCATACGGTGCACGATCTAATCGATGCGGAATGGACGCGTCCGTACAGCCGCGAAGAGGCCTGCTATCCGGCTGGCGTGGATCGGCTCGACAAGTATTGGTCGCCGGTCGGTCGTGTCGACAACGTCTACGGCGATCGCAATCTGATTTGCCTGTGCCCGACGCCCGACGAGTATCGTCAAGACGCCGCCTGA
- a CDS encoding DUF2058 family protein, whose product MSDSIRDQLLKLGLKPAPKPEPKPNSGPRPQGQGRPPHGQANPAGKGGAPNRHGGPGHKPGAGQNPGGRPHGGRPHDGKPHGGKPNQGGPQQPRPQTQHGHPGRSQAHAGKPQAPRSREEMDLAKAYALRAQAERAEAEALKKAAEEKARQKKERKERLQRLLDGKALNLPPEQAELPRHFEHRGKIRRVYVDDAQLQQINQGDLAIVQLEARYLIVNRALAEDVQTFAADMVALLLAPGETDTGPEMPDAAALPAAAPLTPAIEAAVEPIAAEASAVAAGSVDAVPVDAGSAD is encoded by the coding sequence ATGTCCGATTCGATTCGTGACCAGTTGTTGAAATTGGGGCTGAAACCCGCGCCGAAACCGGAGCCGAAGCCAAATAGCGGACCAAGGCCACAGGGCCAGGGCCGTCCGCCGCATGGTCAGGCCAACCCCGCCGGTAAAGGCGGGGCGCCCAACCGTCATGGCGGACCGGGTCACAAGCCTGGCGCTGGCCAAAATCCGGGCGGCAGGCCCCATGGTGGTCGACCCCATGATGGCAAGCCGCACGGCGGCAAGCCGAACCAGGGTGGTCCACAGCAGCCGCGCCCGCAAACCCAACATGGGCACCCTGGCCGATCGCAGGCGCATGCTGGCAAGCCGCAGGCGCCCCGCAGCCGCGAGGAAATGGACTTGGCAAAGGCGTATGCCTTGCGCGCGCAAGCTGAGCGGGCCGAGGCTGAGGCGCTGAAAAAGGCGGCCGAGGAAAAGGCGCGGCAAAAGAAAGAGCGCAAAGAACGATTGCAGCGTCTCTTGGACGGCAAAGCGCTCAACCTGCCGCCCGAGCAGGCTGAGCTGCCGCGGCATTTTGAGCATCGCGGCAAGATTCGGCGCGTCTACGTCGACGACGCGCAACTGCAGCAAATCAATCAGGGCGATTTGGCCATCGTCCAATTGGAAGCGCGTTATCTGATTGTCAACCGGGCTTTGGCCGAAGACGTTCAGACGTTTGCCGCCGACATGGTGGCGTTGCTGCTGGCCCCGGGCGAAACCGACACCGGTCCCGAGATGCCCGATGCGGCGGCGTTGCCAGCGGCTGCACCGCTGACGCCGGCCATCGAAGCGGCGGTCGAACCGATTGCTGCAGAGGCGTCGGCAGTTGCGGCCGGGTCGGTTGATGCGGTCCCGGTTGATGCGGGTTCCGCCGACTGA
- a CDS encoding SlyX family protein has protein sequence MTIAALSDQVAELARRLDDLESRFAFQDDVLGSISPGVALGARKMVDLESELQSLRREVAMLRVALGHDVRDEAPPPHY, from the coding sequence ATGACCATTGCTGCCCTGTCTGATCAAGTTGCTGAACTGGCTCGCCGTCTGGATGACCTGGAGAGTCGGTTCGCCTTTCAAGACGACGTCTTGGGAAGCATCAGCCCGGGCGTGGCATTGGGGGCGCGCAAAATGGTTGACCTGGAGTCGGAGCTTCAGAGCCTTCGCCGCGAAGTGGCGATGCTGCGCGTGGCTCTAGGGCATGATGTCCGCGACGAAGCGCCACCGCCGCACTACTGA
- a CDS encoding CpsB/CapC family capsule biosynthesis tyrosine phosphatase — MPSPSPEARTRVREHGFIDLAARLLPLIDDGPTRMSDAVQLATAAAQHGTDFIVLTPKYQDHHYQDRRAQCESAFALLRTHLAERGLALDMALAGTCRFDASLQQAITRNEVPWLGHFGGDRVVLIEIPRTRLPKSFDLAVAWMRRQQVRPMILGAEHNHELAKYPERLQQLVDQGALVEVCADSLAGGRGPFAQVSARRIVAQGLAHVLASECQDLTARPPWLEPGRQVAVTLVGEAAAEAMVYALPAQIASYHFPQLTLI, encoded by the coding sequence ATGCCAAGTCCAAGTCCCGAAGCAAGAACAAGGGTTCGTGAGCACGGCTTCATCGATCTGGCGGCCAGGTTGTTGCCGCTGATCGATGATGGTCCGACGCGCATGTCCGATGCGGTGCAGCTGGCCACGGCTGCCGCACAGCACGGCACCGATTTCATCGTGCTGACGCCGAAGTATCAGGATCATCATTATCAGGACCGACGCGCGCAATGCGAGTCGGCGTTTGCGCTCTTGCGAACGCATCTTGCGGAGCGCGGTCTGGCGCTCGATATGGCCTTGGCAGGTACGTGTCGCTTTGATGCGAGTCTGCAGCAGGCGATCACGCGCAACGAGGTGCCTTGGCTTGGGCACTTCGGTGGCGACCGCGTCGTACTGATCGAGATTCCGCGCACGCGTCTGCCGAAGTCGTTCGATCTGGCCGTGGCCTGGATGCGCCGACAACAGGTGCGCCCAATGATTCTCGGCGCCGAGCACAATCACGAGTTGGCTAAATACCCTGAGCGTCTGCAGCAGTTGGTGGATCAGGGGGCGCTCGTCGAAGTCTGTGCGGATTCCTTGGCCGGCGGCCGTGGCCCGTTTGCGCAGGTCAGTGCTCGCCGCATCGTGGCACAAGGTTTGGCGCATGTGCTCGCGAGCGAATGCCAGGACTTGACCGCCCGGCCGCCATGGCTGGAGCCTGGCCGACAGGTCGCCGTGACGCTGGTGGGCGAGGCGGCTGCCGAGGCCATGGTCTATGCATTGCCGGCGCAAATCGCGTCGTATCATTTCCCGCAGTTGACGTTGATATGA